A genomic region of Raphanus sativus cultivar WK10039 chromosome 6, ASM80110v3, whole genome shotgun sequence contains the following coding sequences:
- the LOC130494347 gene encoding serine/arginine-rich SC35-like splicing factor SCL30A isoform X1 produces MRGRSYTPSPPRGYGRRGRSPSPRGGGRYGGGRDRDLPTSLLVRNLRHDCRQEDLRRPFEQFGPVKDIYLPRDYYTGDPRGFGFIQYVDPADAAEAKHHMEGYLLLGRELTVVFAEENRKKPTEMRTRDRGGRSNRFNDRRRSPPRYSRSPPPRRGGRTRSRSRDYNSPPPKRHQSRSVSPQERRYEKERSYSRSPPRNGSRARSGSREKVKKSYSRSRSPRRSVSPRRNRSYTPEQARSPVPRQSRSPSPRGERNGDRSPSQ; encoded by the exons ATGAGGGGAAGGAGCTACACACCGTCACCACCGAGGGGTTATGGTAGGAGGGGCAGGAGCCCTAGCCCCCGTGGTGGTGGCCGTTACGGTGGAGGTCGTGACAGGGATCTCCCGACCAGTCTTTTGGTTCGCAACCTTCGTCATGATTGCAG GCAAGAAGACCTTAGGAGGCCATTTGAGCAGTTTGGTCCTGTCAAGGACATCTACCTTCCAAGGGATTATTATACCGG AGATCCAAGGGGATTTGGTTTCATCCAATATGTGGATCCTGCTGATGCTGCTGAGGCAAAACATCACATGGAAGGCTATCTTCTTCTTGGTCGTGAGCTGACTGTCGTATTTGCAGAAGAGAATAGGAAGAAGCCAACTGAGATGAGAACAAGGGATCGAGGTGGCAG GAGCAACAGATTCAATGACAGAAGACGCTCTCCTCCTCGCTACTCTCGTTCTCCTCCCCCTCGACGTGGTGGCAGAACACGATCACGTAGCCGTGACTATAACTCTCCTCCCCCTAAAAGACATCAATCTAG gTCTGTCTCACCACAGGAGAGACGATACGAGAAGGAGAGGTCATACTCTCGTTCACCACCACGTAATGGCTCAAGGGCTCGCAGTGGAAGTCGTGAGAAGGTGAAGAAAAGCTACAGCAGGAGCCGGAGCCCAAGAAGAAGCGTGAGCCCCAGAAGAAACAGGAGCTACACTCCTGAACAAGCCAGGAGCCCTGTCCCCAGGCAGAGCAGGAGCCCAAGTCCTCGTGGGGAACGAAATGGAGACCGTTCTCCAAGCCAGTga
- the LOC130494347 gene encoding serine/arginine-rich SC35-like splicing factor SCL30A isoform X2, with the protein MRGRSYTPSPPRGYGRRGRSPSPRGGGRYGGGRDRDLPTSLLVRNLRHDCRQEDLRRPFEQFGPVKDIYLPRDYYTGDPRGFGFIQYVDPADAAEAKHHMEGYLLLGRELTVVFAEENRKKPTEMRTRDRGGRFNDRRRSPPRYSRSPPPRRGGRTRSRSRDYNSPPPKRHQSRSVSPQERRYEKERSYSRSPPRNGSRARSGSREKVKKSYSRSRSPRRSVSPRRNRSYTPEQARSPVPRQSRSPSPRGERNGDRSPSQ; encoded by the exons ATGAGGGGAAGGAGCTACACACCGTCACCACCGAGGGGTTATGGTAGGAGGGGCAGGAGCCCTAGCCCCCGTGGTGGTGGCCGTTACGGTGGAGGTCGTGACAGGGATCTCCCGACCAGTCTTTTGGTTCGCAACCTTCGTCATGATTGCAG GCAAGAAGACCTTAGGAGGCCATTTGAGCAGTTTGGTCCTGTCAAGGACATCTACCTTCCAAGGGATTATTATACCGG AGATCCAAGGGGATTTGGTTTCATCCAATATGTGGATCCTGCTGATGCTGCTGAGGCAAAACATCACATGGAAGGCTATCTTCTTCTTGGTCGTGAGCTGACTGTCGTATTTGCAGAAGAGAATAGGAAGAAGCCAACTGAGATGAGAACAAGGGATCGAGGTGGCAG ATTCAATGACAGAAGACGCTCTCCTCCTCGCTACTCTCGTTCTCCTCCCCCTCGACGTGGTGGCAGAACACGATCACGTAGCCGTGACTATAACTCTCCTCCCCCTAAAAGACATCAATCTAG gTCTGTCTCACCACAGGAGAGACGATACGAGAAGGAGAGGTCATACTCTCGTTCACCACCACGTAATGGCTCAAGGGCTCGCAGTGGAAGTCGTGAGAAGGTGAAGAAAAGCTACAGCAGGAGCCGGAGCCCAAGAAGAAGCGTGAGCCCCAGAAGAAACAGGAGCTACACTCCTGAACAAGCCAGGAGCCCTGTCCCCAGGCAGAGCAGGAGCCCAAGTCCTCGTGGGGAACGAAATGGAGACCGTTCTCCAAGCCAGTga